Proteins from a single region of Undibacterium sp. KW1:
- a CDS encoding AzlC family ABC transporter permease: MSFESDKAAIKEGLRVGAPTWFGIGAWGMVVGVAMIKAGLTLPQALGMTLLVFAGSAQLASLPLIAAHAPVWVIFATALVVNLRFLIFSAILAPHFAHLPWRTRAWLGFMTGDISVSLFIQRYPEFIEEKGKLAYLKSLVFPNWGAWQTGSIIGILLGSQVPSSWGLGFAGTLAILCIMLPLIINRAAFAGVVVAGIVALLAVNLPYKLGLLLAVLLGMGTAMMLEEYLDGKKLAAAGKNNGEQA, from the coding sequence ATGTCATTTGAATCAGACAAGGCCGCGATCAAGGAAGGTTTGAGAGTAGGAGCACCCACCTGGTTTGGTATAGGTGCTTGGGGAATGGTGGTTGGCGTTGCCATGATCAAGGCTGGGCTGACTCTGCCGCAGGCACTGGGCATGACCCTGCTGGTCTTTGCCGGATCTGCCCAACTCGCATCATTACCCCTGATTGCCGCACATGCCCCTGTTTGGGTGATTTTTGCCACGGCACTGGTCGTGAATCTGCGGTTTTTGATTTTTTCTGCCATTCTTGCTCCCCATTTTGCGCACCTGCCCTGGCGTACCCGCGCCTGGTTGGGTTTTATGACCGGCGACATTTCTGTCAGCCTGTTCATACAGCGCTATCCTGAATTTATTGAGGAAAAAGGCAAGCTGGCCTACCTGAAATCCCTGGTCTTCCCAAATTGGGGCGCCTGGCAAACCGGCTCTATCATTGGCATTTTGCTGGGCAGCCAGGTGCCTTCAAGTTGGGGGCTGGGTTTTGCCGGTACCCTGGCCATCCTGTGCATCATGCTGCCCCTGATCATCAACCGCGCTGCCTTTGCCGGTGTCGTTGTGGCTGGCATCGTCGCCCTGCTTGCAGTGAATCTGCCCTACAAACTCGGCCTCTTGCTGGCCGTCTTGCTCGGCATGGGCACTGCCATGATGCTGGAAGAATATCTGGACGGTAAAAAACTAGCCGCAGCTGGCAAGAACAATGGGGAGCAAGCATGA
- a CDS encoding YheT family hydrolase, with protein sequence MKYLSPRWLPGGHLQTIYPALFINKPVTPLRRERWTTPDNDFVDIDFLDGEPGKPMVVLFHGLEGSSNSHYARAMMAALADKGWSGAIPHFRGCSGELNQAPRFYHSGDAQEIDWIIERLYQQFHHRHDGGKFYAAGVSLGGNALLRWLGESQHHADIVNAACAVSAPLDLAQGGASLSSGFNMIYTRMFLKTLKPKCLQKLNQFPGLFNRDAMLNARDLYEFDNVVTAPLHGYLDTDDYWHRASAKHILNDITVPTLVLNARNDPFLPAQHLPTQAARCVTLDYPDHGGHVGFAAGNVPGHLNWLPQKILHFFEANS encoded by the coding sequence ATGAAATACCTCTCCCCTCGCTGGTTACCCGGTGGCCATTTACAAACCATCTATCCGGCCTTGTTTATCAACAAGCCGGTGACACCGCTACGGCGCGAACGCTGGACCACGCCGGACAATGATTTTGTCGATATCGATTTTCTTGATGGCGAACCCGGCAAACCCATGGTTGTACTTTTCCATGGTCTTGAAGGTTCCAGCAACAGCCATTATGCGCGCGCGATGATGGCCGCCCTTGCCGACAAAGGCTGGTCGGGCGCGATACCGCATTTTCGAGGATGCTCGGGCGAGCTCAATCAGGCACCGCGCTTTTATCACTCTGGTGATGCGCAAGAGATAGACTGGATCATAGAACGCCTGTACCAGCAGTTCCATCATCGTCATGATGGTGGCAAGTTTTATGCGGCGGGCGTCTCACTCGGTGGCAATGCCCTGCTGCGCTGGCTGGGTGAATCGCAACATCATGCCGATATCGTCAATGCAGCCTGCGCAGTTTCTGCCCCGCTCGACCTGGCACAGGGCGGTGCTTCGCTGTCCAGCGGTTTCAATATGATTTACACGCGCATGTTTTTGAAGACACTGAAACCCAAGTGCCTGCAAAAACTCAACCAGTTCCCTGGCCTGTTCAACCGTGACGCCATGCTCAATGCGCGTGACCTGTACGAGTTTGACAATGTCGTCACCGCGCCGCTGCATGGTTATCTCGATACCGATGATTACTGGCACAGGGCCAGCGCCAAGCATATACTGAACGACATCACGGTGCCTACGCTGGTGCTCAATGCCAGGAATGATCCCTTCCTGCCCGCGCAGCATTTGCCCACCCAGGCGGCCAGATGCGTGACGCTGGATTACCCCGATCATGGCGGCCATGTCGGCTTTGCGGCAGGCAATGTGCCCGGCCATTTGAACTGGCTGCCGCAAAAGATACTGCATTTTTTTGAGGCGAACAGTTGA
- a CDS encoding AzlD domain-containing protein — MSDWEIWLVIGLLTLATFIARSGFWLVGHHINLPKRVQEALRYAPACALAAIIVPDLLLTNGQVEVGLQNPRLLAGLLATAFFLVRKNMLQTIFFGMAVFTYIRLGL, encoded by the coding sequence ATGAGCGACTGGGAAATCTGGCTGGTCATAGGCCTGCTGACTCTGGCTACCTTTATTGCCCGCAGCGGCTTCTGGCTGGTGGGACATCACATCAACCTGCCCAAGCGCGTGCAGGAAGCCCTGCGCTACGCTCCCGCCTGCGCGCTGGCTGCAATCATCGTGCCGGACTTGTTGCTGACCAATGGTCAGGTCGAAGTCGGTTTGCAAAACCCGCGCCTGCTGGCGGGCTTGCTGGCGACGGCATTCTTTTTGGTGCGCAAGAATATGTTGCAGACGATATTTTTTGGGATGGCGGTGTTTACTTATATTCGGTTGGGGTTGTGA
- the fba gene encoding class II fructose-bisphosphate aldolase (catalyzes the reversible aldol condensation of dihydroxyacetonephosphate and glyceraldehyde 3-phosphate in the Calvin cycle, glycolysis, and/or gluconeogenesis) codes for MPLVSMRQLLDHAAENGYGLPAFNVNNLEQVTAIMQAADEVGAPVIMQASAGARKYAGEAFLRHLIEAAVEAYPHIPVVMHQDHGQSPAVCMAAIKSGFTSVMMDGSLMEDGKSVASYEYNVEVSREVVKFAHSIGVTVEAELGVLGSLETMMGDKEDGHGADGKMTREQLLTDVQQAADFVKQTQCDALAIAIGTSHGAYKFSRKPTGDILAIDRIKEIHQRIPNTHLVMHGSSSVPQELLDEIRQFGGDMKETYGVPVEEIVIGIQNGVRKINIDTDIRLAMTGAIRRYMFENPSKFDPRDYLKPAREAAKLVCKARYLSFGCEGQAGKIKPMALEKVAEQYKKGALAQIVN; via the coding sequence ATGCCACTCGTATCCATGCGTCAATTGCTGGACCACGCCGCCGAAAACGGTTACGGTCTGCCAGCTTTCAACGTCAACAACCTGGAGCAAGTCACCGCCATCATGCAGGCCGCCGATGAAGTTGGCGCACCTGTCATCATGCAAGCCTCTGCCGGTGCCCGCAAATATGCAGGCGAAGCATTCTTGCGTCATCTGATCGAGGCTGCGGTAGAAGCTTACCCGCACATCCCCGTCGTCATGCACCAGGACCACGGCCAGTCGCCAGCAGTCTGCATGGCTGCGATCAAATCCGGCTTCACCTCGGTGATGATGGACGGCTCTTTGATGGAAGACGGCAAGAGCGTCGCCAGCTATGAATACAATGTCGAAGTATCGCGTGAAGTGGTCAAGTTTGCCCACTCCATCGGCGTTACGGTAGAAGCAGAACTGGGCGTGCTCGGTTCTCTGGAAACCATGATGGGCGACAAGGAAGACGGCCACGGTGCCGACGGCAAAATGACGCGCGAACAATTGCTGACCGATGTGCAGCAAGCTGCTGACTTCGTCAAACAGACACAGTGCGATGCCCTGGCAATTGCCATCGGTACGTCTCACGGTGCTTACAAATTCTCCCGCAAGCCTACTGGCGACATCCTGGCAATCGACCGCATCAAGGAAATCCACCAGCGCATTCCTAACACCCATCTGGTGATGCACGGTTCTTCTTCCGTACCACAAGAACTGCTGGATGAAATCCGCCAGTTCGGTGGCGACATGAAAGAAACCTATGGCGTGCCTGTTGAAGAAATCGTCATTGGTATCCAGAACGGCGTGCGCAAGATCAACATCGACACCGACATCCGTCTGGCAATGACAGGCGCGATCCGTCGCTACATGTTTGAAAACCCGTCCAAGTTTGATCCACGTGATTACCTGAAGCCAGCGCGTGAAGCAGCGAAACTGGTCTGCAAGGCACGTTATCTGTCCTTCGGTTGCGAAGGCCAGGCAGGCAAGATCAAGCCTATGGCACTGGAAAAAGTGGCAGAACAGTACAAGAAAGGCGCTTTGGCGCAGATCGTAAATTAA
- the pyk gene encoding pyruvate kinase, whose amino-acid sequence MSRATKIVATIGPASNDLATLKRMIHAGVNVVRLNFSHGKAQDHIDRATMVRQAAAECGREIAIMADLQGPKIRIGKFENSRINLENGDKFILDADCTMGNQERVGLDYKALPRDVKNGDLLLLNDGLIVLVVEKVVGNEIHTVTKIGGELSNNKGINRQGGGLTAPALTGKDMEDIKTAMSFQADYVAVSFPKNATDMEMARQLSNIAGEPYNHKPMMIAKIERAEAIPLLQEILDASDGIMVARGDLAVEVGNAAVPALQKRMIKMARASNKVAITATQMMESMIVNAVPTRAEVSDVANAVLDGTDAVMTSAETASGKYPIETVEAMSLICLEAEKFQENKLDADFLNMTFTRIDQSIAYGALFTAHHLGVKAIVALTESGSTALWMSRHSVDVPLFALTPSVATQRKAALYRNVQTFNLPYSADREVVLKSAETVLLENDIVTKGDMIVVTWGEPMGQVGGTNAMKIVRVGENQA is encoded by the coding sequence ATGTCACGTGCCACCAAGATTGTTGCCACCATAGGCCCCGCTTCGAATGACTTGGCTACGCTCAAGCGTATGATCCATGCCGGGGTGAATGTGGTGAGGTTGAATTTCTCGCATGGCAAGGCGCAGGATCATATAGACCGGGCCACGATGGTGCGCCAGGCAGCAGCAGAATGTGGCCGTGAAATCGCCATCATGGCTGATTTGCAGGGTCCTAAAATTCGTATTGGCAAGTTTGAAAATTCCCGCATTAATCTCGAAAACGGCGACAAGTTTATCCTCGATGCAGACTGCACCATGGGCAATCAGGAACGTGTCGGCCTTGACTACAAGGCCCTGCCGCGAGATGTCAAAAACGGCGACCTGCTGTTGCTCAATGATGGCCTGATCGTGCTGGTCGTTGAAAAAGTCGTTGGCAATGAAATCCATACTGTCACCAAGATAGGTGGCGAGTTGTCCAACAACAAGGGCATCAACCGCCAGGGCGGTGGCCTGACAGCACCGGCATTGACCGGCAAAGACATGGAAGACATCAAGACAGCCATGTCTTTCCAGGCTGATTATGTCGCCGTGTCTTTCCCAAAAAATGCGACTGACATGGAAATGGCAAGGCAACTCTCGAACATCGCGGGTGAGCCTTACAACCACAAACCCATGATGATCGCCAAGATAGAACGTGCAGAAGCGATACCGCTGCTGCAAGAAATTCTGGATGCATCCGACGGCATCATGGTTGCCCGTGGCGATCTGGCTGTAGAGGTAGGTAATGCCGCTGTGCCAGCCTTGCAAAAACGCATGATCAAGATGGCGCGTGCTTCCAACAAGGTGGCTATTACTGCCACCCAGATGATGGAATCCATGATCGTCAATGCCGTGCCTACCCGCGCTGAAGTGTCAGACGTGGCCAATGCGGTGCTTGATGGCACTGATGCCGTCATGACCTCGGCAGAAACCGCATCCGGCAAATACCCAATAGAAACCGTGGAGGCGATGTCGCTGATTTGCCTGGAAGCTGAAAAATTCCAGGAAAACAAGCTCGACGCCGACTTCCTCAACATGACCTTTACCCGTATCGACCAGTCCATCGCCTATGGCGCGCTGTTCACAGCCCATCACTTGGGTGTGAAAGCCATCGTGGCCCTGACCGAGTCGGGTTCTACTGCCTTGTGGATGAGCCGCCACAGCGTCGATGTGCCTTTGTTTGCACTGACACCAAGCGTGGCTACCCAGCGCAAGGCAGCGCTGTACCGCAATGTCCAGACCTTCAACCTGCCTTACTCTGCTGACAGGGAAGTGGTGTTGAAGTCTGCCGAAACCGTCTTGCTGGAAAACGACATCGTCACCAAGGGCGACATGATCGTGGTCACCTGGGGTGAGCCCATGGGGCAGGTCGGCGGCACCAATGCAATGAAAATTGTCAGGGTAGGCGAGAACCAAGCGTAG
- a CDS encoding DUF2946 family protein, protein MDEIVKAAMAKWPNVPHCYGWLALDARGNWRMRDERSQALNLQGDPIRNAALLAFITRNYLCNEEGCWYFQNGPQRVYVDLEATPYIANTTVDGSFVLQHGEQAFTPELAFLDPQGRLQLSSGNILAQLDDRDLALCLPWLTLGEQPVSDEALLQWLEDASTPGDLQLRPPGMAGLHVEVQRCEEGQLMREFGFVARPRANHH, encoded by the coding sequence ATGGATGAAATCGTCAAGGCAGCCATGGCCAAATGGCCGAATGTACCGCATTGCTATGGCTGGCTGGCACTCGATGCGCGCGGTAACTGGCGCATGCGCGACGAGCGCAGCCAGGCCTTGAACCTGCAGGGTGACCCCATACGCAACGCCGCCCTGCTGGCCTTCATCACCCGCAATTATCTGTGCAATGAAGAGGGTTGCTGGTATTTCCAAAATGGCCCACAGCGCGTCTACGTCGATCTCGAAGCCACACCTTATATCGCCAACACTACGGTAGATGGCAGCTTCGTACTACAACATGGTGAACAGGCTTTCACACCAGAACTCGCCTTCCTCGACCCGCAAGGCAGGCTGCAACTCAGCAGCGGCAATATCCTGGCGCAGCTTGATGACCGCGACCTGGCCTTATGCCTGCCCTGGCTGACGCTGGGCGAACAGCCAGTCAGTGATGAAGCACTATTGCAATGGCTGGAAGATGCCAGCACACCTGGCGACTTGCAATTGCGCCCACCCGGCATGGCTGGTTTACATGTGGAAGTGCAGCGCTGTGAAGAGGGACAATTGATGCGGGAATTTGGCTTTGTGGCACGCCCCAGGGCAAACCATCACTAG
- a CDS encoding phosphoglycerate kinase, which produces MQFNRLSDLIAANQLQGKRVFIRADLNVPQDDNGNITEDTRIRASVPAIQQALQAGAAVMVTSHLGRPTEGEFKAEDTLAPVAKRLSELLGVNVELKQNWVDGVDVAPGQVVLLENCRVNKGEKKNDDALAQKMAALCDVYVNDAFGTAHRAEATTHGIAKFAPIACAGPLLSAELDALGKALGHPARPLVAIVAGSKVSSKLTILKSLADKVDNLIVGGGIANTFMLASGLKIGKSLAEADLVEEAKAIIDMMAKRGASVPIPTDVVCAKEFSPTAVATVKAVADVQDDDMILDIGPTTAALLAEQIKKAGTIVWNGPVGVFEFDQFGNGTKVLAQAIADSAGFSIAGGGDTLAAIAKYNIADKVGYISTGGGAFLEFLEGKTLPAVEILLQRAVK; this is translated from the coding sequence ATGCAATTCAACCGACTCAGTGACCTGATCGCAGCAAACCAGCTCCAGGGCAAACGTGTTTTCATCCGCGCCGATTTGAACGTTCCTCAGGACGACAACGGCAATATTACCGAAGATACCCGTATCCGCGCCTCGGTGCCGGCGATACAGCAGGCTTTGCAGGCAGGTGCTGCGGTGATGGTGACTTCGCATCTGGGACGTCCGACTGAGGGTGAATTCAAGGCAGAAGATACCCTGGCACCGGTTGCCAAGCGTTTGTCTGAATTATTGGGCGTGAATGTAGAACTCAAGCAAAACTGGGTGGATGGAGTCGATGTAGCGCCTGGCCAGGTAGTCTTGCTGGAAAACTGCCGTGTCAACAAGGGCGAAAAGAAAAACGACGATGCGCTTGCGCAAAAAATGGCTGCCCTGTGCGACGTGTATGTGAATGATGCCTTTGGCACTGCCCACCGTGCAGAAGCAACTACCCACGGCATCGCCAAGTTTGCTCCCATCGCCTGCGCTGGCCCCTTGTTGTCTGCCGAGCTTGATGCACTGGGCAAAGCGCTGGGCCATCCCGCCCGCCCGCTGGTGGCGATTGTTGCCGGTTCCAAGGTATCGAGCAAACTGACTATTTTGAAATCACTGGCTGACAAGGTGGATAACCTCATCGTCGGTGGCGGCATTGCGAATACCTTCATGCTGGCATCCGGCCTCAAAATCGGTAAGTCCCTGGCAGAAGCTGATCTGGTGGAAGAAGCCAAAGCCATCATCGACATGATGGCCAAGCGCGGCGCATCTGTGCCTATCCCTACCGATGTAGTGTGCGCCAAAGAATTTTCACCAACCGCAGTGGCAACTGTCAAGGCAGTGGCAGATGTGCAGGACGACGACATGATCCTCGACATCGGCCCAACGACTGCTGCATTGCTGGCAGAGCAAATCAAAAAAGCTGGCACGATAGTCTGGAACGGCCCGGTAGGCGTGTTTGAATTTGACCAGTTCGGCAACGGTACAAAAGTGCTGGCGCAGGCGATTGCCGATTCAGCAGGCTTCTCGATTGCTGGCGGTGGCGACACCCTGGCCGCGATTGCCAAGTACAACATCGCTGACAAGGTGGGTTATATCTCGACAGGCGGCGGCGCTTTCCTGGAGTTTTTGGAAGGCAAAACCCTGCCAGCAGTAGAAATTTTGTTGCAACGCGCGGTTAAATAA
- a CDS encoding M48 family metallopeptidase: MKYRKGQHLLCIALGLSLGLSSITASAQALYQVPGRFLRPEISTDEGGLWSMMDREETKLRRSPFVLKDKEFTQYVQGLTCKLAPEHCPDIRVHIVRNHYFNANMAPNGMMQVWSGLMLRADNEAQLASVLGHEIGHYLERHTLSNLRDIKSRAAFGQFLGLFGLIGALGQVGLLAGQFSFSREHESDADRIGIVLLHNAHYDTTEAAKIWENLREESKAGPLGDPAKNSPMFATHPPIHERKEKLEQYAALLNTQGSNNQQEWLERTAPFLHDWLVDEIKRGSYAESLVLFERLSGRQVKQAEYLWAKAEILRLRNQDKDADLALTQYQAAIAAGNEPAETHRGMGLIWRQKGNKDQAKLCFEQYLQSAPEAGDALMIKSYIEDLNT; this comes from the coding sequence ATGAAATACCGCAAGGGTCAACACCTGCTCTGTATTGCCCTGGGCTTGAGCCTGGGTCTGAGCAGTATCACCGCCAGCGCCCAGGCTTTGTATCAGGTGCCAGGCCGTTTCTTGCGTCCAGAGATCAGCACGGACGAAGGTGGTCTGTGGTCGATGATGGACAGGGAAGAAACCAAATTGCGCCGCAGCCCCTTTGTCTTGAAAGACAAAGAGTTTACGCAATATGTGCAAGGCCTGACCTGCAAGCTGGCACCAGAACATTGCCCGGACATCCGGGTGCATATCGTCAGAAATCATTATTTCAACGCCAACATGGCGCCAAATGGCATGATGCAAGTCTGGTCTGGCCTGATGCTGCGTGCAGACAATGAGGCGCAACTGGCTTCTGTATTGGGACATGAGATAGGCCATTACCTTGAGCGGCATACCTTGTCCAATTTGCGCGACATCAAGAGCCGCGCCGCCTTTGGGCAATTCCTCGGTTTGTTTGGCTTGATTGGTGCACTGGGCCAGGTCGGTTTGCTTGCCGGGCAATTTTCGTTTTCGCGGGAGCATGAAAGCGATGCCGACAGGATAGGTATCGTACTGCTGCATAACGCCCACTATGACACGACTGAAGCAGCAAAAATCTGGGAAAACCTGCGCGAAGAGAGCAAGGCAGGTCCGCTGGGTGATCCGGCCAAAAACAGCCCCATGTTTGCCACTCACCCGCCCATCCATGAGCGCAAGGAAAAGCTGGAGCAATATGCGGCGCTGCTCAATACCCAGGGCAGCAATAACCAGCAAGAATGGCTGGAGCGTACCGCACCATTCCTGCATGACTGGCTGGTCGATGAGATCAAACGTGGCAGCTATGCCGAATCCCTGGTCCTGTTTGAACGACTGTCAGGGCGTCAAGTGAAACAGGCCGAATACCTGTGGGCCAAAGCTGAAATACTGCGTTTGCGCAATCAGGACAAGGATGCTGACCTGGCACTGACCCAGTATCAGGCTGCCATCGCAGCAGGTAATGAACCTGCCGAAACACACCGTGGCATGGGCTTGATCTGGCGTCAGAAAGGCAATAAAGACCAGGCAAAATTATGCTTTGAACAATACCTGCAAAGTGCACCCGAAGCGGGCGATGCACTCATGATCAAAAGTTACATAGAGGATTTGAATACATGA
- a CDS encoding zinc-finger domain-containing protein: MSTTASTTNNVVELQASDLPAHCPNPAMPLWSSHPRVYLDLSHGGTATCSYCGTQYKLAAGVVLKAH, translated from the coding sequence ATGTCCACCACAGCCAGCACAACCAATAACGTCGTCGAACTGCAAGCCAGCGATTTGCCTGCGCATTGCCCTAACCCGGCCATGCCGCTGTGGTCTTCGCACCCGCGCGTCTATCTTGATTTGTCGCATGGCGGCACAGCCACTTGCTCTTATTGCGGCACGCAATACAAGCTGGCGGCAGGCGTCGTGCTCAAAGCCCACTAA
- a CDS encoding nuclear transport factor 2 family protein encodes MAAKKQLNGSADEVEAAFYDALSRADLDGMMALWAEDEEIVCIHPGATRLIGHAAIRSSWEAIFERGSVQIRPLQLHATHNMLTAVHSIVEEFQRPSDSSQDVHILATNVYVKTPRGWRITMHHASVASGKPPLDMFKASTLH; translated from the coding sequence ATGGCCGCTAAAAAACAGTTGAATGGCAGTGCCGACGAAGTCGAGGCGGCTTTTTATGATGCACTGAGCCGTGCCGATCTCGATGGCATGATGGCCCTGTGGGCCGAGGATGAAGAGATAGTTTGCATCCACCCCGGTGCAACCAGGCTGATAGGCCATGCAGCCATACGCAGTTCCTGGGAAGCGATCTTCGAGCGCGGCAGCGTGCAGATACGTCCTTTGCAGTTGCATGCGACCCACAATATGCTGACAGCCGTCCATAGCATCGTCGAAGAATTCCAGCGCCCCAGCGACAGCAGCCAGGATGTACATATCCTGGCTACCAATGTGTATGTCAAGACCCCGCGTGGCTGGCGCATTACCATGCACCACGCCTCGGTCGCGTCTGGCAAGCCGCCGCTGGACATGTTCAAGGCCAGCACCCTGCATTGA